In Desulfuromonas acetexigens, the following proteins share a genomic window:
- the hpf gene encoding ribosome hibernation-promoting factor, HPF/YfiA family has product MQIDVTFRHMEVSEPVRAYVAEKLERVKKYIDEPIDGQAFLSVEKKIRHKAVVTISAKGITIKASEETNDMYAAIDSVIDKIERQLKRYKEKLKKHKPASGKERQIQKTVFAADSIDLGAPEPTIIRSNSFPVKPMAVEEAVMQMDLLHKDFIVFTDSTTDEINVVYRRKDGNYGLIVPQSK; this is encoded by the coding sequence TGCAGATTGATGTGACATTCAGACATATGGAAGTCAGCGAGCCGGTTCGTGCCTATGTCGCGGAGAAGCTGGAGCGGGTCAAGAAATATATCGACGAGCCGATCGATGGCCAGGCTTTCCTTTCCGTCGAGAAAAAAATCCGCCACAAGGCGGTGGTGACGATCAGCGCCAAGGGAATCACCATCAAGGCCTCTGAAGAAACCAACGACATGTATGCCGCTATCGATTCCGTTATCGACAAGATCGAGCGGCAGTTGAAGCGCTACAAGGAAAAGCTGAAAAAACACAAGCCCGCCAGTGGCAAGGAACGGCAGATTCAAAAGACCGTTTTCGCCGCCGATAGTATCGATCTGGGGGCCCCTGAGCCGACCATCATCCGCAGCAACAGTTTCCCGGTCAAGCCGATGGCTGTCGAGGAAGCGGTCATGCAGATGGACCTGCTGCACAAGGATTTTATCGTCTTTACTGATTCGACGACCGATGAAATCAACGTCGTCTATCGCCGCAAGGATGGTAACTACGGCCTGATTGTTCCCCAAAGCAAGTAA